One stretch of Castor canadensis chromosome 12, mCasCan1.hap1v2, whole genome shotgun sequence DNA includes these proteins:
- the Mapre3 gene encoding microtubule-associated protein RP/EB family member 3 isoform X1 — protein MAVNVYSTSVTSENLSRHDMLAWVNDSLHLNYTKIEQLCSGAAYCQFMDMLFPGCVHLRKVKFQAKLEHEYIHNFKVLQAAFKKMGVDKIIPVEKLVKGKFQDNFEFIQWFKKFFDANYDGKDYNPLLARQGQDVAPPPNPGDQIFNKSKKLIGTAVPQRTSPTGPKNMQTSGRLSNVAPPCILRKNPPSARNGGHETDAQILELNQQLLDLKLTVDGLEKERDFYFSKLRDIELICQEHESENSPVISGIIGILYATEEGFAPPEDDEIEEHQQEDQDEY, from the exons ATGGCCGTCAATGTGTACTCCACATCTGTGACCAGTGAAAATCTGAGTCGCCATGATATGCTTGCATGGGTCAATGACTCCCTGCACCTCAACTATACCAAGATAGAACAGCTCTGTTCAG GGGCAGCCTACTGCCAGTTCATGGACATGCTCTTCCCTGGCTGTGTGCACTTGAGGAAGGTCAAGTTCCAAGCCAAACTAGAACATGAATACATCCACAACTTCAAGGTGCTGCAAGCAGCTTTCAAGAAGATGGGTGTTGACAAA ATCATTCCCGTAGAGAAATTAGTGAAAGGAAAGTTCCAAGATAATTTTGAGTTTATTCAGTGGTTTAAGAAATTCTTTGACGCAAACTATGATGGAAAGGATTACAACCCTCTGCTGGCGCGGCAGGGCCAGGACGTAGCACCACCTCCTAACCCAGGTGATCAGATCTTCAACAAATCCAAGAAACTCATTGGCACAGCAG TTCCACAGAGGACGTCCCCCACAGGCCCCAAGAACATGCAGACTTCTGGCCGACTGAGCAACGTGGCCCCACCCTGCATCCTCCGGAAGAATCCCCCATCAGCCCGAAATGGTGGCCACGAGACTGATGCCCAGATTCTTGAACTCAACCAGCAG CTCCTGGACTTGAAGCTGACAGTGGATGGACTGGAAAAGGAACGTGACTTCTACTTCAGCAAACTGCGTGACATTGAGCTCATCTGCCAGGAACATGAAAGTGAAAACAGCCCCGTTATCTCGGGCATCATTGGCATTCTATATGCTACCGAG gAGGGATTTGCACCCCCTGAGGATGATGAGATTGAAGAACACCAACAGGAAGACCAGGACGAGTACTGA
- the Mapre3 gene encoding microtubule-associated protein RP/EB family member 3 isoform X2, with translation MAVNVYSTSVTSENLSRHDMLAWVNDSLHLNYTKIEQLCSGAAYCQFMDMLFPGCVHLRKVKFQAKLEHEYIHNFKVLQAAFKKMGVDKIIPVEKLVKGKFQDNFEFIQWFKKFFDANYDGKDYNPLLARQGQDVAPPPNPVPQRTSPTGPKNMQTSGRLSNVAPPCILRKNPPSARNGGHETDAQILELNQQLLDLKLTVDGLEKERDFYFSKLRDIELICQEHESENSPVISGIIGILYATEEGFAPPEDDEIEEHQQEDQDEY, from the exons ATGGCCGTCAATGTGTACTCCACATCTGTGACCAGTGAAAATCTGAGTCGCCATGATATGCTTGCATGGGTCAATGACTCCCTGCACCTCAACTATACCAAGATAGAACAGCTCTGTTCAG GGGCAGCCTACTGCCAGTTCATGGACATGCTCTTCCCTGGCTGTGTGCACTTGAGGAAGGTCAAGTTCCAAGCCAAACTAGAACATGAATACATCCACAACTTCAAGGTGCTGCAAGCAGCTTTCAAGAAGATGGGTGTTGACAAA ATCATTCCCGTAGAGAAATTAGTGAAAGGAAAGTTCCAAGATAATTTTGAGTTTATTCAGTGGTTTAAGAAATTCTTTGACGCAAACTATGATGGAAAGGATTACAACCCTCTGCTGGCGCGGCAGGGCCAGGACGTAGCACCACCTCCTAACCCAG TTCCACAGAGGACGTCCCCCACAGGCCCCAAGAACATGCAGACTTCTGGCCGACTGAGCAACGTGGCCCCACCCTGCATCCTCCGGAAGAATCCCCCATCAGCCCGAAATGGTGGCCACGAGACTGATGCCCAGATTCTTGAACTCAACCAGCAG CTCCTGGACTTGAAGCTGACAGTGGATGGACTGGAAAAGGAACGTGACTTCTACTTCAGCAAACTGCGTGACATTGAGCTCATCTGCCAGGAACATGAAAGTGAAAACAGCCCCGTTATCTCGGGCATCATTGGCATTCTATATGCTACCGAG gAGGGATTTGCACCCCCTGAGGATGATGAGATTGAAGAACACCAACAGGAAGACCAGGACGAGTACTGA